The following coding sequences are from one Novosphingobium sp. KACC 22771 window:
- a CDS encoding M28 family peptidase: MRKLYSLLALSAALLAHPAAAAGGDAHSSEALAIITDLTTDVGQRLGGTDREAAARDWAVARLRALGFANVRAEPFPIAGWVRGEEKAAITAPVPQKLAVTALGYSGATPPQGVTGELVYFPTLDALKLAPEGSLRGKIAFVDHAMKAAQDGGGYGPFGAARRQGPSIAAAKGASALLIRSIGTDHARSPHTGVTRMPPKGEPLPSGAVSNPDADLIARLAAKGQPLTASVTLTPRFTGQVMSGNVIAELPGRDPKLAPILVACHLDSWDLGQGAIDDASGCGIITAAALEASRSGQLARTIRVLWAGTEEMGGFGGQAYAKAHGNEPHALVMESDTGADRVFRFLFRMAPQDKPLAERIGAELAKMGIYTGEGTPEGGEDVGYIAEKQKLAVIDLNQDMTRYFDWHHTPDDTLDKIDPVQLQQNVDAWAAVLKILGSYTGTINPAGNPAE; the protein is encoded by the coding sequence ATGCGAAAATTATACAGCCTGCTGGCTCTTTCCGCCGCCCTTTTGGCCCATCCTGCCGCAGCGGCCGGGGGCGATGCTCATTCATCAGAGGCTTTGGCCATCATCACCGACCTGACCACCGATGTGGGCCAGCGGCTTGGCGGCACCGACCGCGAGGCGGCCGCGCGCGATTGGGCGGTGGCGCGGCTGCGGGCGCTGGGCTTTGCCAATGTGCGCGCCGAGCCTTTCCCGATTGCCGGATGGGTGCGCGGCGAGGAAAAGGCCGCGATCACCGCGCCCGTGCCGCAAAAGTTGGCCGTGACGGCGCTGGGCTATTCCGGGGCGACGCCGCCGCAGGGTGTGACGGGCGAACTGGTCTATTTCCCCACGCTCGATGCGCTGAAACTGGCGCCCGAGGGGTCGCTGCGCGGCAAGATCGCCTTTGTTGACCATGCCATGAAGGCGGCGCAGGACGGGGGCGGCTATGGCCCCTTTGGCGCGGCGCGGCGGCAGGGGCCGTCCATTGCGGCGGCCAAGGGCGCGTCGGCGCTGCTGATCCGCTCGATCGGGACCGACCATGCGCGCAGCCCCCACACCGGCGTCACACGCATGCCGCCCAAGGGCGAGCCTTTGCCTTCGGGAGCGGTATCCAATCCCGACGCCGATCTCATCGCGCGGCTGGCCGCCAAGGGGCAGCCTTTGACCGCCAGCGTCACCTTGACCCCGCGTTTCACGGGGCAGGTGATGTCGGGCAATGTGATCGCCGAATTGCCGGGGCGCGATCCGAAACTCGCGCCGATCCTCGTTGCCTGCCATCTCGACAGTTGGGATCTGGGGCAGGGGGCGATTGATGACGCCTCGGGCTGCGGCATCATCACCGCCGCGGCGCTGGAGGCCAGCAGGTCGGGCCAACTGGCGCGCACGATCCGCGTGCTCTGGGCCGGGACCGAGGAGATGGGCGGCTTTGGCGGGCAGGCCTATGCCAAGGCCCATGGCAATGAACCCCACGCCCTGGTGATGGAATCCGACACCGGGGCCGACCGCGTGTTCCGCTTCCTGTTCCGCATGGCCCCGCAGGACAAGCCGCTGGCCGAGCGGATTGGGGCCGAATTGGCCAAGATGGGCATCTATACCGGCGAAGGTACGCCGGAGGGCGGCGAGGATGTCGGCTATATTGCGGAGAAGCAGAAACTGGCCGTGATCGACCTTAATCAGGACATGACGCGCTATTTCGACTGGCACCACACGCCCGACGATACGCTGGACAAGATCGACCCTGTGCAATTGCAGCAGAATGTCGACGCATGGGCGGCGGTATTGAAAATTCTGGGTTCCTATACCGGCACGATCAACCCGGCAGGCAATCCGGCGGAATGA
- a CDS encoding prolyl hydroxylase family protein has product MTQPDPAPDRDALIAQGEAVRARLDADPYAYRVPLDTMDMYAITDFLSAAECHRFMTLVDEVARPSATFEPGNQQDYRTSFSGDVDRENPFVAMIERRIDDLMGIDPVCGEAIQGQRYAVGQEYRGHCDWFPPLSAYFQKEVPCGGQRSWTAMIYLNEPDEGGETDFMHVGVCVQPRLGMLLAWNNANRNGEVNTYTQHAAKPVTKGQKYVITKWYRTREWSARMADTE; this is encoded by the coding sequence ATGACTCAACCCGATCCCGCACCCGACCGTGACGCCCTGATTGCCCAAGGCGAGGCGGTGCGCGCACGGCTCGATGCCGACCCCTATGCCTATCGCGTGCCGCTCGACACGATGGACATGTATGCGATCACCGATTTTCTCTCCGCCGCCGAATGCCATCGCTTCATGACGCTGGTGGACGAGGTGGCGCGGCCATCGGCCACGTTTGAACCGGGCAACCAGCAGGACTATCGCACCAGCTTTTCCGGCGATGTGGACCGCGAAAATCCATTTGTGGCCATGATCGAGCGGCGGATCGACGACCTGATGGGCATCGACCCGGTCTGCGGCGAGGCCATCCAGGGGCAGCGCTATGCCGTGGGGCAGGAATATCGCGGCCATTGCGATTGGTTCCCCCCGCTCTCGGCCTATTTCCAGAAGGAAGTGCCCTGCGGCGGACAGCGCAGTTGGACCGCGATGATCTATCTGAACGAACCCGACGAGGGCGGCGAGACCGACTTCATGCATGTCGGCGTTTGCGTCCAGCCGCGTCTGGGCATGCTCTTGGCGTGGAACAATGCCAACCGCAACGGCGAGGTCAACACATACACCCAGCATGCCGCCAAGCCCGTTACCAAGGGGCAGAAATATGTGATCACCAAATGGTATCGCACGCGGGAATGGTCGGCGCGGATGGCGGATACGGAGTAG
- the ettA gene encoding energy-dependent translational throttle protein EttA, translated as MAAQYAFVMKNMTKTFPGAQKPVLNNISLQFYQGAKIGIVGPNGAGKSTLIKVMAGIDTDFTGEAWAGENITVGYLEQEPQLDNSKTVLENVKDGARATADMVDRFNQIGMEMAEEDADFDALGAEMAELQDKIDAVDGWTLDNQLEIAMEALRCPPGDWPVESLSGGERRRIALTRLLIQKPDILLLDEPTNHLDAESVEWLENHLKDYHGAVLMITHDRYFLDNVVGWILELDRGKYFPYEGNYSTYLEKKSQRLAQEDREATGRQKAINDELEWIRAGTKGRQTKSKARIKKFEELVASQENRGPGKAQIVIQVPERLGGKVIEAKNISKAFGDKVLFNDLSFLLPPGGIVGVIGPNGAGKSTLFKMITGQEQPDSGTIEIGSTVRLGYVDQSRDHLDPTKNVWEEISDGLDYMKVNGFDTSTRAYVGAFNFKGQDQQKNVGKLSGGERNRVNIAKMLKRGGNVLLLDEPTNDLDVETLAALEEAIENFAGCAVVISHDRFFLDRLATHILAFEGNGHVEWFEGNFEAYEEDKRRRLGDAADRASAGAYKKLTR; from the coding sequence GTGGCCGCCCAATATGCCTTCGTCATGAAGAACATGACGAAAACTTTCCCCGGCGCGCAAAAGCCGGTGCTGAACAACATCAGCCTGCAATTCTATCAGGGCGCCAAGATCGGCATCGTGGGGCCCAACGGTGCGGGTAAATCGACGCTGATCAAGGTGATGGCCGGGATTGACACCGATTTTACCGGCGAGGCCTGGGCGGGTGAGAATATCACTGTCGGCTATCTGGAGCAGGAGCCGCAGCTCGACAATTCCAAGACGGTGCTGGAAAACGTCAAGGACGGCGCGCGCGCCACGGCCGACATGGTTGACCGGTTCAACCAGATCGGCATGGAAATGGCCGAAGAGGACGCCGATTTTGACGCGCTGGGCGCCGAAATGGCCGAATTGCAGGACAAGATCGACGCGGTGGACGGCTGGACGCTGGACAACCAGCTTGAGATCGCCATGGAAGCGCTGCGCTGCCCCCCCGGCGACTGGCCGGTGGAGAGCCTGTCGGGCGGTGAACGCCGCCGTATCGCGCTCACCCGCCTGCTCATCCAGAAGCCCGACATTCTGCTGCTCGACGAACCGACCAACCACCTGGACGCGGAAAGCGTGGAATGGCTGGAAAACCACCTCAAGGACTATCACGGCGCGGTGCTGATGATCACCCACGACCGCTACTTCCTTGACAATGTGGTGGGCTGGATCCTCGAACTCGACCGTGGAAAGTACTTCCCCTACGAGGGCAATTACTCGACCTATCTAGAAAAGAAGAGCCAGCGTCTGGCGCAGGAAGACCGCGAGGCCACCGGCCGCCAGAAGGCGATCAACGACGAATTGGAATGGATCCGCGCCGGCACCAAGGGCCGCCAGACCAAGTCCAAGGCTCGTATCAAGAAGTTTGAGGAACTGGTCGCCAGCCAGGAAAACCGCGGTCCCGGCAAGGCCCAGATCGTCATTCAGGTGCCCGAGCGCCTGGGCGGCAAGGTGATCGAGGCCAAGAACATCTCCAAGGCGTTTGGCGACAAGGTGCTGTTCAACGACCTGTCGTTCCTGTTGCCGCCGGGCGGCATTGTGGGCGTGATCGGGCCGAACGGCGCGGGCAAGTCGACGCTGTTCAAGATGATCACGGGTCAGGAACAGCCCGATTCCGGCACGATCGAAATCGGTTCGACGGTCCGCTTGGGCTATGTGGACCAGAGCCGCGATCACCTCGATCCGACCAAGAACGTTTGGGAAGAAATCTCCGACGGTCTGGATTACATGAAGGTCAACGGGTTCGACACCTCGACGCGCGCCTATGTCGGCGCCTTCAACTTCAAGGGTCAGGATCAGCAGAAGAACGTCGGCAAGCTGTCGGGCGGTGAGCGTAACCGCGTCAACATCGCCAAGATGCTGAAGCGCGGCGGCAACGTGCTGCTGCTCGACGAACCGACCAACGACCTTGACGTGGAAACGCTGGCCGCTCTGGAAGAAGCCATCGAAAACTTCGCCGGTTGCGCCGTGGTCATCAGCCACGACCGCTTCTTCCTCGACCGTCTGGCCACGCATATCCTTGCCTTTGAAGGCAATGGTCATGTTGAATGGTTTGAAGGCAATTTCGAGGCCTATGAAGAGGACAAGCGTCGCCGCCTTGGCGATGCGGCCGACCGCGCCAGCGCGGGCGCCTACAAGAAACTGACTCGCTAA
- a CDS encoding RcnB family protein yields MKTNNRRMRPLASLAMGLALVSIPVQAMAQEHQGDRGGHGGWRGADVSGGERRGGGGPMPGQPQGQPQGRPQGQPGWGGGNAAPAARPAPPAPPAPAAPGGMNGGWNGGNRGPDRGGWNGGPGNVQPQRNDGPRGDMQRGDGQRGDWQRRDEARRDEGRRDGPRPGEGWRGGNESWRGTPGWPQGGVNRAPQGWDRGPQGGINRGPGMNAQRGDYRRWTQDWRRDNRYDWQRYRSANRMAFHIGRYNPPYRGYAYRRLSVGLFLQPLFYSQSYVIYDPYNYRLPAVYGPYQWVRYYDDALLVDTYTGEVVDVLYDFFW; encoded by the coding sequence ATGAAGACGAATAACAGGCGGATGCGCCCTCTGGCCAGTCTGGCGATGGGCTTGGCGCTGGTTTCCATTCCGGTGCAGGCGATGGCGCAGGAGCATCAGGGCGATCGCGGCGGCCATGGTGGCTGGCGCGGCGCCGACGTGTCGGGCGGCGAGCGCCGTGGCGGCGGCGGGCCAATGCCGGGTCAGCCGCAAGGACAGCCTCAGGGCCGTCCGCAAGGTCAGCCCGGTTGGGGCGGCGGCAATGCGGCGCCTGCCGCGCGACCTGCTCCACCTGCGCCCCCTGCCCCTGCGGCGCCGGGCGGCATGAACGGCGGGTGGAACGGGGGCAATCGCGGCCCTGACCGTGGCGGCTGGAACGGCGGCCCGGGCAATGTTCAGCCCCAGCGCAACGACGGGCCGCGCGGCGACATGCAGCGTGGTGACGGGCAGCGTGGCGATTGGCAGCGCCGCGATGAAGCCCGCCGCGATGAAGGTCGTCGCGATGGTCCCCGCCCCGGTGAAGGTTGGCGCGGCGGCAATGAAAGCTGGCGCGGCACGCCGGGCTGGCCCCAAGGCGGCGTCAATCGCGCGCCGCAAGGCTGGGATCGTGGACCTCAGGGCGGCATTAATCGCGGCCCCGGCATGAATGCGCAGCGCGGCGACTATCGCCGCTGGACGCAGGATTGGCGCCGCGACAACCGCTACGACTGGCAGCGTTATCGGTCTGCGAACCGCATGGCGTTCCACATCGGGCGCTATAACCCGCCCTATCGCGGCTATGCCTATCGTCGGCTCAGCGTGGGTCTGTTCCTGCAACCGCTGTTCTACAGCCAGAGCTATGTGATCTATGACCCGTACAACTACCGCCTGCCTGCGGTTTACGGGCCCTATCAATGGGTTCGCTATTATGACGATGCTCTGCTCGTCGACACATACACCGGGGAAGTCGTTGACGTGCTTTACGATTTTTTCTGGTGA